AGGTAAAGTCAACAACAGCTGCAGGCACAGGCATTACAAGTCTGGGTCTTTGTGTATGGTTTGTTAAAGTTGAACCAGTTCACACATCGTTATCTAGGAAATGCCAAGTTAAAGCTGAGACTCCTAGGGTATATGACTAAAGAGAGACAACCTCTGTGTAAAGATGGTGTTAGTACTATAAATGCTTATATTTCATGATTTCATAACAAGTTTGGCCATTAGAACTAAGGCTACCTTCAGGTTATGGAAACCTAAAACATCTCTACTTTTCTATATGAATACAGACTCAATTAGACACTATTACAGCAGAAATTACATTCTTCTGGTCTGACTAGGTCTCTTAAACCCTCCACATCAAGAGCAGAACAGACCTACACTTTAAGAGATTTTTCTGAAAGGTCCATTCAAAAGCGTACACAATATAATCACTCTGATACCAAGCTGGGCTTAAGCAGACACCTTTGTCACAGCAGCAAGTGTAGCTTATTGAGAAGTCTGCATCCTCCGTGTTATATGAAGAGGGCAGAGAACCTTGTGATAAAGGATATTATGTAAATACAGGCAGTTTTCACCTTTGGTACAATATCCTTGAACATAATACTTACacatctcctttttcttctctatcTCTGCATCATGGTCAAACTTACACTGGTCTCCCTGGGTCAAAGAGTAAGCACAAGTTATGTCTCACAATTAGACCTTTGCAGCTCAACTCTTACTAAACTTCAAATGAGCAAGTAAGCACGTGATTTAGTCTGCTGAACTTCTAAAAACTCTTAAGACATTTTTAATgtaaagcatctttaataaattacCTATAAAAACATAAAGCACTTCACTACTTTTCAACTAACCCTTTTCCAAGAGTAAAGAGATTTTAAACCTTCAGGTATGCTTTAAGACTATCACACGGAGACAGCAGCTCTAGAACAGTCCTGCCGCGAGCACACTGTGGTGTAGTTGTGCTTACAAGCACACTCTCATACCTTAATACACTTCCTTTCTAGGAAGTATTTGCAGACTTGCTTGCCTTTGCGTTCCACCGTGTGCTGGTTGATAAAGCCTTGACTCATCCTCACACGTGGCTGCTTCTCTTCAGGGCCATCAgcctataataaaaaaaaaaaagagagaaaaagaaaatgaaatatttgtttGATAAAACTGTTTTAAACCACTTTTACTACATTAAAATATCTCTCTGACAGCTGTGCTTGGTGACCAATGCATCGTCCCAGCATTCCAAGGCTGAAGGGCagttcaagttcaaggctagcctgggctatacagcaagaccctggctcaaaaaagtGTCTCTTCTAAGAGGGCCCTGGAGAGTTGACCTTTGGTATGTGGGTTTATAAAATGAGCGCTCATCAGTTTCAACAGCATTCAACCACTGGATACTAGCACTGGTAAAACTTGAGTACCTGAGTGTACTTTGCCCTCATTTTGTAAAAATGAATACAAgaaaactaatatatatatatatatatataaaatgaaaatatattacttgtgataaaaaaatctaaaatagaaAGAGCTTCATATTTATGGAAACAAAGCTGGGAATCAAATTTCACAAGAAGCAGTGGAGCATCTCTACTGCAATGATACATTTTTAcagtttaatatttaaaaaaagaagcatcttaaaatctattttagtactttagaaataaaaactatttatAATGTGTTAACTTGTGACAGAGCTTAGAACTTCTGCAAGCGTAAGTAGTAAATATGGTTTTAACAACATGGTATGTGCAATTAAGGAGCTAGTGTGCCCCTAGTCACCTGCTTTGCAAGAATatcattattaatttattaagaCCATAAAAATCACATACGTATCTCAGTTTAAAGCTTTGGTTTTAAATGATTCTGCCATGAGACTCTACGACAGGGTTAGAACTTGATGGCTGGTGTGGGCCAGCCAGCCATCTGATCTCTACGTTCAGGTTCCCTGTGTGTAAGATATGGGGAAAGGGACTACTTTTGGATAAGTCTATTCCAATCTTTAGCATTTGgtattcccccccccctttttttttttttttttggttctttttttcggagctggggaccgaacccagggccttgcgcttcctaggtaagcgctctaccactgagctaaatccccagccccttcccgcCCCTTTTGATATGGGCTCTCACTGTTACCCAGGACAGTCTTGAACTCCTACCTCCATTCCTAAGCAGTTGGGACTACCAGGCCCTCACAACCATGCTCAGCTAACGCTTGGTATGTCTGATATTTTAACCTCCCCAAACTATTGACCCCGTGTCTACGCTGAAGAAAAAGCTTGCCATTCAGTTTAACAGCCttcaggaaatcagtctagagaacTAGTCACTTTCCGTCCTATGCTGAAGTACAGATGCATATTAAGGAAGGACAGATACAAAGCAAAATCAAAGTACAGGAGCAGGACTGTGGGACCTGGTAAGGCCAAAGTGCAGAAGCAGCTGTTCTAGTTTCCAGAAGGAATGCAACCCAAAGGACTGCAGTATATAAACTGCAGGACTGTGTGGCCCTTCAACGTCTCCAAGGGggtttccctctgcctcccagttttCTATAGATAGTGATGGCCTAACACTCAGACACCAAAGGGCTGGTGCACTAGTATTTTGGGCCAACAGGGAAATAACAGAGGCTGAAATGGGTGCCGGCAGCCAGTGCTAAGAGGGAAGGAAGCAGTGGTGGAAGGAAGACCAGAGATCCCCACAGAACCCTGCTATGTGGCATGTTCCTGCCTCCCCACATCAATGAGCACTTCCTGAAGCTGAAGTGAAAGATAAACACCCTGAAGGCATCCTCCTACAAGACAATTCTTGTACCTTTCCTTGGGAGCCACCAATCTTCAGCAAGGCATTTGACCCTTTGTTTCCAGTGCCAAGCCACTTTcgcttcattttcttctgtttaacTTTCTTGAGACCAGctttagattttttatttttttgtttggcaGCTAAAAACAAGcaagttcatttttaaaaatagcataaaGGTATGGTATCAGTTTAACCTTCAGAAACATGCCTTATAATAATTCAGGGACACTCTGAAGCTCAGAGAAGGAAAACTGGTGTAACAACAGTGCCCTGACTTTCGAGGAGCTTTGCCattatgggggaaaaaaagagaattctAACATCCCAATTTCAAATACATTGTTTTTGAAAAGAAGTGTTGGATGagagacaaaagcaaaataaCTAATTAAATCAATCTTGCAAGCCACAGGCCAGAATATTTTGAAGATATCAGTAACTGACTGATGTAATTAGAATCACCACAGTtttacaagagagaaaaaaaaaactacagagaTTTAGGACCTCATAtattatagggttttttttttccttgaaaatatGTCAGAAGGCTGAGGATGGTGGTGTATACTTGGGTGCTGGCtagattttgtcaacttgacaaaaccaTAATGATATGGAAAGAGGCACCTCAGGTGGTAAGATAACTCCATCAGACGGCCTGCAGACAAGTTTATAGGGCATGTCTCAGTTAACGACTGATATGGAGGCCCCACTCACTATGGGTGATGCCACCCTGGACTGGATGgtttaagaaaacaggctgagaaagccatggggaTTGAGCCAGTCAGCAGATTCCTCCACGGTCTCTGTTTCACTTCTTGCCGTGGCTTCTTTCAGTGATGGGCTGTTTATTACTCAGAAGTATATAACAGGATACcatctctttcctcctcaagttgctgtcatggtgtttatcatagcaatgcACAGCAAACTAGGACAACAGTAAGCCCAGCACTGAGGACTCTGAGGTTGGAGGGTGAGGAGGTAAACAGCAAGATTTAGACTACCTGGGCTAGgtgagatcccatctcaacaTATCATAACCTctgtcaaaagaaagaaaaaaaaccatccCATTCCATATACACTAATTTACCTATAGATGTGCTTTGAATAGAAGAAACTCTTGGAGGAAAACACAGTAAATGAAAAGCATTAAGAATTTCATTTACACTGGGTGCATGTAGCACCCAGAACTAGGCAGGCAGAGGATCtcgagttcaaggtcaacctagtctacaaagcaagctccagggcaggcagggctacacagaaaaacccaatTTCAAGAGAAATGAATGTCATATGCCTTcatatagaaagaaagagaaaagaaacgaATGTCCTTTCATATCTATGGCCAAATCCCATTTTAgcaatttaaaataatacatttcaatttaaaaaaataaaaattaaaaaaaaattaaaaatatatttgtatgctAGGAATATGGTTCTGTGGTAGCAAATTTCCTTAATAAAAATGAGGCCTGGGTGATCAATCCCTAGCACTTAAAAATATATGAACCCAGACATTCACAATCATCCAGTCAGTCGGTTCTTTAAATAAGAGTCAAACAAACAGCACAGCCTGTCTTTCATACATGCAAAAGCTGGGGATTCAGGCTTCTGACAGAGATGCAGCTTTGATAACTCACTAGCAGCTGCCTAGTGTCTTCTACAAAACAAGCATTTATATCAAGCAACCAAGTGTTGGGTTACGTCTCACATCAAGCAAGCTCGTATCTGACAACGAAAGTCACCTTCTCGTCATAAGATGAAGAGCAGGTGATGAACGCTTGTCCAAATCCAGACAATCATGACACCTGCAGCTGAGCACTGAGTGACAGACAGTTTAGCTTACTCTGCTGGGTATCTCCTGTCCCTGCTTTCTTCACAGACTCCTCAGGAAGCAGCGAGGGTGGAGCCACGCTGGCCATTTCTTTGGCTTGTATGTACTGCTGAAGCTCTTTGTCAAAATTATCTTCTGATTCCTGACTGCATGTCTCTCCATCACTGTAGGGGTCGTAGTCCTTACTTCTTGATTTTTTACGTGGCAAACTCTTTGGTGGTGTTCCAGCGTGCCCAAGGTGCTTAAACTAAGTAAGGATGAAAATTGAAATTTCAAAACTTAAGATACATAAGAAATAATGGTCATTAAATTGTCCATTATTGCATTTGTATGATGGATACGTGGGTTTCATAAAACATTCTCTACACTCCTTTTTAAATGCCTTAAGTTTTTGCAAAATTtaaatgggctggagaaatgacttagtGGTTAGGAGTACATagtactactcttccagaggactcaagtttggttcccaCTACCACGTCCAACAGCTCacacctgtaagtccagctccagaaGAATCTGATGCTTCTAGCCTTGAAAGGCAACAGcactcaagtgcacacacacatgcatacaactaaaaaaatagtataaaatttaaaacacatacacaaaaacaaaccaaccaaccacaagGAAGTCAAGGAAGATGGCTCGGTCAGTCAAGTGTCTCCTGTGCAGGCTTGAGAACACAAGTTCAGACCCCTAGCACCCACGTAAAAACTGTGTCTGGTAGCCTCATAGCTGTCCCTAGGAGACAGAACTACAtgaatagagacagacagatccttgGAGTTCACTGGACAGTGCATCAAATGCATCAGTGAACTggaggttcagagagagagagagagagagagagagagagagagagagagagagagagagagagagagagagagacagacctgTTTTGAAGTAGAGAACAATCAAGGAAGACAACcagcatcaacctctggcctctacatgtgtCTCAAGTGCTGTGTTGAAGATGTGTAGCACCACACCACCCAACTTGTCttggctattctttttttttttaattaacttgagtgtttcttatttacatttcgagtgttattccctttcccggtttccgggcaaacatccccctaatccctccccctccccttctttatgcgtgttcccctccccatcctccccccattgtcgccctccccccaacaatctagttcactgggggttcagtcttagaaggacccagggcttccccttcgactggtgatcttactaggatattcattgctacctatgaggtcagagtccagggtcagtccatgtatagtctttaggtagtggcttagtccctggaagctctggttgcttggcattgttgttcatatgtggtctcgagctccttcaagctcttcgagttctttctctgattccttcaatgggggtcccattctcagttcagtggtttgctgctggcattcgcctctgtatttgctgtattctggctgtgtctctcaggagagatctacatccggctcctgtcggcctgcacttctttgcttcatccatcttgtctaattggatggctgtatatgtatgggccacatgtggggcaggctctgaatgggtgttccttctgtgtctgttttaatctttgcctctctattccctgccaagggtattcttgttccccttttaaagaaggagtgaagcattcacattttgatcatccgtcttgagtttcatttgttctaggcatctagggtaattcaagcatttgggctaatagccacttatcaatgagtgcataccatgtgtgtttttctgtgattgggttacctcactcaggatgatattttccagttccaaccatttgcctacgaatttcatatagtcattgtttttgatagctgagtaatattccattgtgtagatgtaccacattttctgtatccattcctctgttgaagggcatctgggttctttccagcttctggctattataaataatgctgctatgaacatagtggagcacgtgtcttttttatatgttggggcatcttttgggtatatgcccaagagaggtatagctggatcctcaggcagttcaatgtccaattttctgaggaacctccagaatggttgtaccagtctgcaatcccaccaacaatggaggagtgttcctctttctccacatcctcgacagcatttgctgtcatctgagtttttgatcttagccattctcactggtgttaggtgaaatctcagggttgttttgatttgcatttcccttatgactaaagatgttgaacatttctttaggtgtttctcagccattcggcattcctcagctgtgaattctttgtttagctctgaaccccattttttaatagggttatttgtctccctgcggtctaacttcttgagttctttgtatattttggatataaggcctctatttcttgtaggattggtaaagatcttttcccaatctgttggttgccgttttgtcctaaccacagtgtcctttgccttacagaagctttgcagttttatgagatcccatttgtcaattcttgatcttagagcataagccattggtgttttgttcaggaaactttttccagtgcccatgtgttccagatgcttccctagtttttcttctattagtttgagtgtatgtggtttgatgtggaggtcctttatccacttggacttaagctttgtcttGGCTATTCTTATATATAGGCCCatctatataatttaaaattaatttatcagGTACCACATAAAGTTCTGGAAGGCTTTTCATTGcgaatatataaatttatagatTATTTAGAGAGGAATTAGAATCTTTAGAATATTATATAGTCTTTGTCTTCAATCTTTCTAAgcattttatgtatgtttgttgGCAGGAGCTCATGTATGTggaagtatgtgtctgtgtatctgtgtattcaTGAAagccccagaggacaagtttggtGTTGTTCTTCAGGCATTATTCaccttattttatgtgtgggtggggtggggtggtggtggtggtggtgtgtgtctgtgcgcgcgCATGGCAGAGACAAGTAGGttcctgaatttgaggccagtctggtctacagagggagttccagaatattcagggctacacagagaaacctgtctttaaaaaccagaaagaaaggaaggaaagaaggaaggaaggaaggaaggaaggaaggaaggaagattggTTGATAGATAACCAAGatacttaaagaagaaataaacgaAGATGCCAGGACTTTCTTATATAATAACAAATCAATATAAAACTGTAGTAATTAACTCTGTAAGTGCTGGTGAAAGATAAGATAATTCCAAGGACAAGACAGAAAGTTGAGAAGACTGAACATAAACACTTGATATTAACAAGAACGACAATGTAACACCACAGGGACAAGACATAAGACAGCCCCTTACTGATAAATTAATGGTCCTGGAACAATTAGGCAtgataataacaaaataaatggagagatggGTTGCCTACACACCATGGAGATTATAAATTCCAATGTGGTTAGGTAAAATAAAGCTTTAGAAGGTAATGTAAGAGAATAGGTTCATCAATACACAAGGGATGAAATAGCTGAGAACATATTCTCAAAACCAACTACTTTAAAATCATGACATTTATAAAAAATATCCCAGATGGAATGAAAGCTCAAGAAAGCAAGTGTCTGCAACACATAATAtacaagaatgatgaccaaaatctACTCCTAAAGAACTAtaaagtaacaaacaaacaaacaaaccaccacccACAACAAAAACCCCATAGATAGCCTCAACGAAGGTAAGGCAGATGGAAAGATGTGAACAGGTTAAGTAACAGTCAGCAAGATTCTGAAAACACAGCTGCAAACGGGACACCACCAGGATGTCGCACATCCTCCTCAGGCAGAGCAAAGTGCCTCTGTCATCCATGGCGTGAATGAAAATTGGTACGACGCCTTCCTGACACAAGGGCAACACTGCTCATGTGAGGATCCAGCAGCTTCTCTCCAGGTGATGCAGAGTGCATGTACTGCTAATGAAAGCAAGTCCAGAGCCTACCCACAGTAGGATGTCCTGTGTTCAAATGATGACTACTGGCGCTGCAACAGTGATGAAGGAGCACACAGTAGAGATAAGAACTGTAAACTGTATCCTTAGGGATGACCACATAAGCAGCAAGACTGTCAACAGGAAACGATCAGTATATGAATTAGAACTGCTCATGTCAGGGGCTAACAGAGGAAGGAGACAACAATACTTTATCTTGCCCTGAAGTGCTTACCTGAGTGTCCTAAGTTAGTCCTAACCCTACATATATTTGTATTAGTGACCAAAGAGCCTTGGTTCAAGCAGCTCTGTCTGGGGATAACCTGGGTGTCCATCTTTCCATATCACCTTCTTGGAAATAACTTTAAGATACAATATGCTGGGGATAGTACAGAGATTATGAACTCTAGAAATAAAGGAGTGAGGCCTGAATGACTAACCCTATGGGGTAATAAAGTGCAGTTTCTGCATGTGAGCCTCAGTCCTTTTCCATGGCAGCTACACATGTACAGACAGTATTATGTGGTAGCTCACACCCCCAGGAGATGAAGGTGTATCATCTCTCCTGGATCTTTCTATAAGGCCAATTTGTACCTAACTAGCTTTACTGCCAACATGAACATATTCTTATGAAATTGTTAACATTTACAGCCACccccaaacattttaaaaagaggagCAGATAGTGACTCTGTGATGGACTGAACTTGAGTCTCTCCCTGACTCTAAGTTCTTATGCGTATGTCTTAATACTCAGTGTTTCAGAGTATGGCCTATTTGGAAATCAGGCCACGGCACATGAGGTCATGATGTTTCCCAGGGTCACAGCGTGGTCTGGAACAGATCTTTCCTCACACATCCCAGAAAGAACAACCCTACCAACACCTTGCTCTCAGACTCAATTCCAGCCCAAGAACTACAAGCTAACATAACTGTGTTGTTCTTACTGCCATGTTGTGTCCTGGTACAGCAGCCCCAACACAGTAATCTGGGTTTTCAATCAGTAATACTATAGCTGGTTGAGTTAGTCAGTCAGACCATAAATTTTACATCTAAGTTGACAGGAAAGAAGCTTTCTGAAAAGCGTTTATAGTCCTTTTCAGGAAAGGGGAAAGCCATCTTGTTACAATCCTGGCATTCTCCATCTGATGGTGAGGGGAGTTCaagggaaaagcaagaaagttactGAGAGATGACTGAGTTTCCCTGACTAAGTAACTGGGCCCTGAATGCTGAACATGATGAGACAACCAGATCCCTCATGCTCGCACAGCCACCCAGAGCCATCAACACGTCAGCCAAGTCTTACCTTCTTGGGAATTGGTTCACAGTCCCGTTTTACTTTCCGTTTGACGTTCTCTGTCTGTGCCTCTTCAACTTCAGTACCATCTGTCTCATCAATTCTGCAGCAAATGAGCAAATGACACAAAAGGGTTTATTGCACAGCATTAAAATTCATcgctttaaaaaaaagggggggggtgggctggggacttagctcagtgatagagcgcttgccttgcaagcacaaggccctgggttcggtccccagctccgaaaaaaaaaaaaaaaaagaaaaaaaattcattgcTTAGGTCTGTCTTAAATCTGAAATTTGAAGTCTACTCTTAAATACTCTATAACAACATTAATAAAAACAGCAACGTAGGCCAGGTATCATGCTGCggtcctgtaatcccaacactcaggaggcagaggccagtgggTCTCTGTGGCTTCCAGGCCAGTATAGCATAGTATAACATagcaagccagccagggctacacagtgagactctgtctcaaaataacaatgatgatgatgttaaCCAAAAAAATGTtgatatgtatgtgaatatactgtAAAACTGAAACTTTGTATTATAAAATCTTAATGCTTAAGTAGTTTGTACGTTAAATCACCAGTCATTCTTCAGTCTAGTCACTCAATACATACCAAACATTCACGTCAGGCTGTGGCCTCATGTCATGAGGTACAACAAGGGAAAGGACAAGCTGTCTCCCTGCCTTCTGAGAGCCTCTATCTTCTTGGGAGAAAAGTAATACAGGTACACATATAAGGAACACTTAAGTTAGATTTGGGGCTTTCTAAACAGAAAAGATATGGAGGAGGAGTGTAAAAGAGAAGGGTATGCCAGGTGCAATGCAGGATGCCTTCAGAGGTTAGGAGACAAACCCAAACATGAAGATGAAGAGCTCAGGCATGAGAGGTTGACTGTGGGTAGATACTGTGTGAGGGAATTCCTGAGCATATTCTAGCACACTGGCTCTCGACCTGTGGGTCTACACCTTTGGAGGAGGGAGCAggggttgaacaaccctttcataggggttgcATATAAAAAATTTACCTTagaattcataacagcagcaaaattacagccaTGACATAGCAACAAAAATGTTATGAttggagggtcaccacaacatgaggaactgtattaaaggttcccagcattaggaaggttgaaaaccactgttaTAGCAGAGTTCAAAATGAAGGGATAGATGAAAGGATACAAAGTATCCGTAAGGAGAACTGTGCCTGAAACCACAGGCTGTCGTTCTACTGTCCCCTCTGCTTCCATTAGGAACCATGACCCTCAGTCCTATTCCATGGCCTACCCAGAAGCCAGTAAGCCAGCTGCAGCAACACTgaactctctcctgtttctttttttcctgttgctgatacttttttttaaaagacagggtctttacacaatgtagaccaggctggccttgaactcagagatccaccagcttctgccaccccagttctgggattagagtgtgccaccatgccctgttgCTATTTCTTAATCACCTTGGTTGGCTCTTCATCTCTGTAGCTCTCAACAAAGCCAGCCCTCGTCTTCCTCTTTTCTATATGTTCATTCTCAGTGATGCCTTTCAATCTTCTGGCTTCTAATATCATCTGTATACAGCTAATTCCAATATCCTAACCTCCCTGCCCTGAACAACCAGCTAACTTCCCATTCTACTGATTTACCTGGATACCCACCATCAAAACCACCTTTCAGATAAGACTTTTCTTTAACTATCTTCTTTACAACACTATTCTTATTATTCCACAATACTTCCTAACTCCTCACTCAAGTTTTCAAAATTTCAATTCATTTCTCTTGCTGATCTTACGTGTTATCATCTGCAAGTACTTAGTGTCCATTTCTTCACAGTGTCAATACGACTTAATTTCCATGAGTAATTCTGCTTTGGAAGATGGGTGATGAATTCATA
This Rattus norvegicus strain BN/NHsdMcwi chromosome 3, GRCr8, whole genome shotgun sequence DNA region includes the following protein-coding sequences:
- the Zc3h8 gene encoding zinc finger CCCH domain-containing protein 8 isoform X2, giving the protein MASVAPPSLLPEESVKKAGTGDTQQTAKQKNKKSKAGLKKVKQKKMKRKWLGTGNKGSNALLKIGGSQGKADGPEEKQPRVRMSQGFINQHTVERKGKQVCKYFLERKCIKGDQCKFDHDAEIEKKKEMCKYYVQGYCTKGENCLYLHNEYPCKFYHTGTKCYQGDHCNFSHAPLTAETQELLAKVLDTDKKSCK
- the Zc3h8 gene encoding zinc finger CCCH domain-containing protein 8 isoform X1, encoding MDFENLFSKPPNPALGKKPAADPEERIDETDGTEVEEAQTENVKRKVKRDCEPIPKKFKHLGHAGTPPKSLPRKKSRSKDYDPYSDGETCSQESEDNFDKELQQYIQAKEMASVAPPSLLPEESVKKAGTGDTQQTAKQKNKKSKAGLKKVKQKKMKRKWLGTGNKGSNALLKIGGSQGKADGPEEKQPRVRMSQGFINQHTVERKGKQVCKYFLERKCIKGDQCKFDHDAEIEKKKEMCKYYVQGYCTKGENCLYLHNEYPCKFYHTGTKCYQGDHCNFSHAPLTAETQELLAKVLDTDKKSCK
- the Zc3h8 gene encoding zinc finger CCCH domain-containing protein 8 translates to MDFENLFSKPPNPALGKKPAADPEERIDETDGTEVEEAQTENVKRKVKRDCEPIPKKFKHLGHAGTPPKSLPRKKSRSKDYDPYSDGETCSQESEDNFDKELQQYIQAKEMASVAPPSLLPEESVKKAGTGDTQQTAKQKNKKSKAGLKKVKQKKMKRKWLGTGNKGSNALLKIGGSQGKADGPEEKQPRVRMSQGFINQHTVERKGKQVCKYFLERKCIKGDQCKFDHDAEIEKKKEMCKYYVQGYCTKGENCLYLHNEYPCKFYHTGTKCYQGDHCNFSHAPLTAETQELLAKVLDTDKKSCK